From a single Notolabrus celidotus isolate fNotCel1 chromosome 7, fNotCel1.pri, whole genome shotgun sequence genomic region:
- the si:zfos-323e3.4 gene encoding volume-regulated anion channel subunit LRRC8C, translating to MIPVGEFRNLGTEQNQKYRVLKPWWDVFSEYLCVAMLMIGVFGCTLQLTQDKISCLPSHFTSPTPEAIDCSHIRTYRENETSKPAVAKPAKPIIQEVIGRKNNLDIHQYVFVNHHCYERFVHWFAKFFPYLVVIHTMIFMVASSFWFKFPGTSSKIELFVTILGKCFDSPWTTRALSEVSEERGEEKLVSWRRNTMSKDSTERRTDNEETAGLLLRSSSVKSNPEKKVPEPQSTPSVLDKKEGEQAKALFEKVKKFRTHVEEADTLRIMYVLQTSLKVFKFLLIIIYTTVFVPNIEVVVRCYVSPELTGFDIYCCNHNKAHIFSKLAYCYICFVGVYGILCIYTLYWLFHRPLKEYSFDQVRLETGINDIPDVKNDFAFLLHLVDQYDALYSKRFAVFLSEVSESRLHQLNLNHEWTAKKLRTRLAKNASNRLELHLLMLPGLPDTVFTIPEVESLKLEQVKNVVIPASVAKLDSLKELSLIYCPTKLQLPALNHLKEHLKVLHLAFESLDEVPMWMYTLHGLEELYLNGPLTNEVSKSASLESLRELRALRVLTLQSTLAKIPPSIVDAALQLQKLSIHNDGIKLQAFSTLKKLTSLVSLELVGCELERIPSAIFSLNNMQELDLKENKLTTVEEILSLQHCRRLVTLRLWHNRITYIPDHISKLHTLETFDVSWNKLRKLPSRLFHCTTIRHLDVSHNQLTSLPLEIGILQSLQFFSAAFNSLETLPEELFSCKRLKTLVLGNNCLSYLSSRVSNLAQLVRLELKGNRLESLPHEIGDCPMLTINGLIVDDSLLDPLPLDVRSKLSNS from the exons ATGATCCCAGTGGGTGAATTTAGAAACCTCGGCACAGAGCAGAACCAGAAGTATCGGGTCCTGAAGCCGTGGTGGGATGTTTTCTCTGAGTACCTGTGCGTTGCTATGCTCATGATTGGAGTCTTTGGGTGCACCTTGCAG CTCACACAAGACAAAATTTCATGCCTGCCTAGTCACTTCACCAGCCCAACGCCTGAAGCCATTGACTGCAGCCACATCCGGACCTACAGGGAGAATGAGACGTCAAAGCCCGCAGTGGCCAAACCTGCTAAGCCCATCATCCAGGAGGTGATCGGTCGCAAGAACAACCTGGACATCCACCAATATGTGTTTGTCAACCACCACTGCTATGAGAGGTTTGTGCACTGGTTTGCAAAGTTCTTCCCATACCTGGTTGTGATCCATACTATGATCTTCATGGTTGCAAGCAGCTTCTGGTTCAAGTTCCCTGGGACGTCCTCTAAAATAGAACTCTTTGTTACCATCCTGGGGAAGTGTTTTGATTCACCATGGACCACGAGGGCCCTGAGTGAGGTTTCtgaggaaagaggggaggaaaaacTAGTCAGCTGGAGAAGGAACACCATGTCGAAAGATAGCACAGAACGACGTACAGACAACGAGGAGACTGCAGGGCTTCTTCTTCGTTCCTCTTCTGTGAAGTCCAACCCAGAAAAGAAAGTTCCAGAGCCTCAGTCCACCCCTTCGGTGTTAGATAAGAAGGAAGGTGAGCAGGCCAAAGcactgtttgaaaaggtaaagaAGTTCAGGACTCATGTAGAGGAAGCAGACACCCTGCGGATCATGTATGTTCTTCAGACATCACTGAAAGTCTTCAAGTTCCTTTTAATCATCATCTACACCACAGTTTTTGTACCAAACATCGAGGTAGTGGTTCGCTGTTATGTTTCTCCAGAGCTGACAGGGTTTGATATCTACTGCTGTAACCATAACAAAGCCCATATTTTCTCCAAACTCGCCTACTGCTACATCTGCTTCGTGGGAGTGTACGGAATTCTTTGCATCTATACCCTCTACTGGCTGTTTCATCGACCCCTGAAGGAGTACTCCTTCGATCAAGTCAGATTGGAGACAGGTATTAACGACATACCAGATGTTAAGAATGACTTTGCATTCCTCCTGCACCTTGTGGACCAATATGATGCCCTTTACTCCAAAAGGTTTGCAGTCTTCCTCTCTGAGGTGAGCGAGAGCCGTCTTCATCAGCTCAACCTCAACCATGAGTGGACTGCCAAAAAGCTACGTACTCGTCTTGCCAAGAATGCCAGCAACCGGTTGGAGCTCCACTTGTTAATGTTGCCAGGACTTCCTGACACAGTCTTTACGATCCCTGAAGTGGAATCGCTCAAACTGGAGcaggttaaaaatgttgttatCCCAGCAAGTGTGGCAAAACTAGACTCTCTGAAGGAGTTATCACTGATCTACTGCCCCACCAAGCTCCAACTTCCTGCCTTGAACCACCTCAAGGAACACTTAAAAGTCCTCCATCTAGCTTTTGAAAGTCTAGATGAGGTTCCAATGTGGATGTACACTCTGCATGGGCTGGAGGAGTTATATCTGAATGGTCCTTTAACAAATGAGGTGTCTAAAAGTGCTTCTCTGGAATCCCTTCGAGAGCTTAGAGCTCTGAGAGTCCTCACCCTCCAATCCACCCTTGCTAAGATTCCACCCAGTATAGTGGATGCTGCGTTGCAGCTGCAGAAGTTGAGCATCCATAATGACGGCATCAAGCTCCAAGCATTCAGCACTCTGAAGAAGTTAACCAGCTTAGTCTCTTTAGAGTTAGTTGGCTGTGAGTTAGAGCGCATTCCAAGTGCTATCTTCAGCCTGAACAACATGCAGGAACTGGACTTGAAGGAGAACAAACTCACCACTGTTGAGGAGATCCTGAGCTTACAGCACTGCCGCCGTTTAGTGACCCTCAGACTGTGGCACAACAGAATCACCTACATCCCAGATCACATCAGTAAACTGCATACTCTTGAGACCTTTGACGTGAGCTGGAACAAGCTGCGAAAGCTCCCCTCTCGCTTGTTTCATTGCACCACAATCAGGCACCTGGACGTCTCCCACAACCAGCTCACTTCTCTTCCTTTGGAGATCGGCATCCTCCAGAGTCTTCAGTTTTTCTCCGCTGCTTTTAACTCTTTGGAGACACTGCCAGAGGAGCTGTTCTCCTGTAAAAGGCTAAAGACGCTGGTTCTTGGAAACAACTGCCTGTCTTATCTCAGCTCCAGAGTGTCCAACCTCGCCCAGCTGGTCCGCCTGGAGCTTAAAGGGAACCGTCTGGAGTCTCTGCCTCATGAGATCGGGGATTGTCCCATGCTCACTATCAATGGACTAATCGTAGACGACAGCCTACTGGATCCACTGCCGCTAGATGTACGAAGCAAGCTGAGCAATAGCTGA